TGAAGACGCCAAAATGCGGATTCTCCAGGAGATCGAGCACAAGTTCGCTCGGGCGGCACAGGCGAATGCCCTTGGGCGTCACGACGATCGGCCGATTGACCAGGATGGGATGCTCCAGCATGGCATCGAGGATCGCCTCGTCGGATACAGACGGATCTGTAAGCCCCAACTCTTCGGCCGGAGATTTGCTGACCCGCAGTGCCGTGCGCGGCGTGAGCGATGCGCCCGCAAACAAGGCGATCAACTGCGGCCGCGTCCATCCCGTTTCGAGATACTCGATGACACGGACGTCCTCGCCAGACGCTTCGATCATCTTGAGCGTGTTGCGGGACGTGCCGCAGTTGGGATTGTGGTGGATGACGGCGGTCACGATGCTCTTTCTCCTTCTCCGCACTCGCAGGCGATTTCGTCGAGAACGGTTTTGCACAGCTCGGCATTGCCGCCGCAGCAGTCTTCCATCAGGAACGCGAGCAGGCCCCGGATGCCGTTGATATTTGCGTAATAGCGGATGGTTCGGCCCTCGCGCACGTTGCGGATCAGGCCTGCGCGCACGAGCACACTCAAATTGGCCGACATCGTGTTTTGCCGGACATCCAAGGCGTCGCTGATTTCTCCGGCTTGCATGCCGCGATCGCCGGCCCGGATCAGAAGCCGAAAGACTTCCAGCCGCGTCTCCTGGCCAAGCGCCGA
The nucleotide sequence above comes from Methyloceanibacter stevinii. Encoded proteins:
- the arsC gene encoding arsenate reductase (glutaredoxin) (This arsenate reductase requires both glutathione and glutaredoxin to convert arsenate to arsenite, after which the efflux transporter formed by ArsA and ArsB can extrude the arsenite from the cell, providing resistance.); translated protein: MTAVIHHNPNCGTSRNTLKMIEASGEDVRVIEYLETGWTRPQLIALFAGASLTPRTALRVSKSPAEELGLTDPSVSDEAILDAMLEHPILVNRPIVVTPKGIRLCRPSELVLDLLENPHFGVFTKEDGEQIDTGRA
- a CDS encoding ArsR/SmtB family transcription factor, whose translation is MDFNQSLIALSALGQETRLEVFRLLIRAGDRGMQAGEISDALDVRQNTMSANLSVLVRAGLIRNVREGRTIRYYANINGIRGLLAFLMEDCCGGNAELCKTVLDEIACECGEGERAS